The sequence GGTTCTTTTCAAATCAATAGATTTGGATGTGCTACTGTCTATATTTTTTGCTTAGGTTCTTTTCAAATCTCCATGGGCTCGACTTAAGCCCGTTTGTGCAGACCAGGCTATTGAATTTCTATGTGAAATACAAAGAGATTGCGTGTGCATgtggggtgtttgatgaaattcctgagaggatatttattaaaaatttatatattttaccttATTGTAAATATTTATTCGACAGTGGATAACTATTGCCGATTTGACTATGGGCCCACCTAAGTGTATAtgcaatccatgccatccagatGGTTCACctagcctggatgaagggtcaggctaaaaattagattgttttgaaactcatgtgggccctggtGCAAATCAAAGGAGGATGTTTTTCTACTTACTAATAGGGGGTTTCATTGCAGAGTTTCAATTCTTTAATTCTGATTGTGGTTTATGTTGTCAGTTGTTCGatccattatgatatttattCATGAATTGTTTCATGCTTTTTAGGGAACTGAATTGTTTCATGCTTTTCAGGAAACTATATGGTCATGATCTATCATTTTTGTTTCTTTCATGGTTCCAGATAGATATACGTGCAAGATGCTTGTTATTTGGTTCTTGATCGCCTCAGAGAATGAGACGGTGATGATCTGTCAACGCTAATATGGATGGTTATTTGTCTAAATTCACAACTTCGACTCTGTTCCTTTACTACAATTATTGCGTTCATTATGTCTTTAGCTCCTCTCTGTTTGTGATGCAGACTTGTCTAGGAATATGGAATTGGGAAGATTTGCACATGGAAAGTAGGCGGCAATTTGTCTATTtcattgtttgataaaatacttatttACTCCAAACAAGTACTTGAATGCTGACATCTTCTCTTTTAGTTCTTCTTTTATAATTTTGTAATCATTGTTTCCAATTCTCTATTTCATTCTCTTTAATATCTTGAAATGTGAAGAAAATTTAACTGCACTATATGAGCTTATGTGATAATCTTTTTATTTCTGCCTCTTTTTGATGTATAGGTTGGGTATACTCCTGATTATCTATTCCTTCTGCAAACGATTTTGAATCTGATCCTCATGTTTTCTTCCCTTTGCTATTGTTTCCAAGGCAAAGTGTAATGATATATTAGTTAAGATTTGACCATTCAATTGCAATAAAGAATCTGCTCTGCCTATTTGTAAATCACGTGCATTACTTTCAAATACTTGTGAAGGATcaatgatttagaaaaaaaaaggtaGGTCCTTACAATGTTAGAGTCCTTCAATGGGGGGAATTTTTTTAGTCTTAAGAGGATAATATACTTAGTGAGATTCTTCTGTAACACCATACATCATTCTCATGTCATTTATGATCTTGGATATTGCCGGGTGCTGTTAATTTTGCTCTTATGATGTCTCAAATGAAGGGAGGTTGTCCTGTGGACTACAACACGATTACAGATCTTTTCCTTCAGGTTTGTGAAGAAATTTTTGTGTTTcagttctttttattttctttggtaATATATGAGTAAATTTCTCATGATTGTTCTGTTCAAGCTTTAGAGATATCGCCACTATCCTGTACAGGGGATTGCTCATTTTATACAGGAGTTGGACTTAAGAACTTGTTTGACTCTTCATGTACATTGCTGGAGATCTACTAGATCAGTGTTCCTGCATACTCCCTTCTAGAAATGTACAAGATATGTTCTGTGAAGCATCATTTTGGATACTTACAAAAAAATAGATATTAGATTTTCCTCTCAAAGCCTTGTTTGCCTCTACATTTTGTTAAATGTAATAAAAGGTTTGCAATTATGAACCCACTTCCGTTTTCTTCTTAAATGTGGAAAGGGTTTgagacaagtttttttttttttttttttttttttagagctaACAACAATTTTATTAGAAGCTCGCAAGAGATGAgtattgttgattttttttatttttttatttttctatagtCATGCCATTGATCCACTCGAGTGTACATGCAACAGTTTTTTGCATTTACAAGTCATTGGCTAAACCTTTTTAGATAGGTTGAAGTAGGGATGCGTTTGAAGTTTAAATATTTTAGTCTTTGACAATTTGTTCTAATGGGATAATAAGGTTTCTAATGGGATAATATGGTTTACTGCTACTCCTCAAATTTATGGCGAACCTCTCATTTCTTTGTTTCTCTGTTGCATTAATCAATGGTATCCTAGATTTCTGTTTGAAAGATTTGATGCCTTTCTTTAATGAATGCTACTTGACTGGAATTTCATGAGCTTGTCCTGTTTATGTGGGTCAACGTGCAGCTTGTGAATGACTAAATTGTTGGTTTTCTGCAGAGAAACCTGATTCGGGAAGCAACTGTATTTTTATTAGACGTTTTGAAGCCAAACTTGCCAGAACACGGGTTCCTTCAGACGAAGGTAACATTTTTCATGGAGGCATGAGCATGGTAGGTTTGTCTTCACTTTTTCACTAACTTATGCTGCCCATACGGGTTTTGGAGATCAATCTAGTCACCTTTCCAAATGTTGCTGATGCCATCTTGGCAAATGGGATGTTCAGCCACTATGATCGTCCTAGGATTGCTCAACTTTGTGAGAAGGCGGGCCTTTTTATGCGTGCTCTTCAGGTCAAACCAGGAAGTTCGGAATTTCCCCCTTTTCATGATAATCTTTTGTTCAAAGAAGAAAATTTACTTGACAAAATTGGACATCCTATTCCTCTAGAGGTTTTCTAACTGGACTCATTTCAAAGTCAGGTAAGTCCTTGTTTCTCAAAATATTGTGGAGAAGAAACTAGTCGAGAACAAGGAACCTTATGACAGGAACCTTTTTACATCATTGTTATGCCATGCATAATGTACTGCCATTTTGTGGTCTTCTAGTGTTTCCATGTCTGATAGATATGTCCTTCCATAAAATATGCTAAAATGCCAAATTGCTTCTTTCCATTACATGCTAAACTGGTGTTTATCTTCTGTCCAATCCATTTGAAGATTTAAGAATTCATTATACTATATATCTAGTGAACCACATTGGAGCTGCCTCAAGCCATAACATCATCTTTTATGAGAACATACTATAATAAAATAAGATAATGACACAACGATAAAAAGCCTTTTTCTGCAAACTTCTGATGTTGGTAACATTTACTAGAAATAATCTCATCTCTATCCAACTGACACATCTGCCGGGTGATCGAAAGGAGAACTGCACTGAAAAAATCCACTATTCTCAACATGTTCATTGCCTGTAATTGTGCAGCACCACACTGAGCTACCGGATATTAAGCGTGTAATTGTGAACACTCATGCTATTGAGCTGCAGGTTCTTATTATCTCTCTCACTTGCTGTTTGGCATTTAGTAATTTTCTGTCGCATCAGAGATTTATGCTTTTCCTTTCCAGTCACTTGTAGAATTCTTTGGAACCCTTTCAAGAGAGTGGGCATTGGAATGCATGAAAGATCTTCTATTGGTTAACCTGAGGGGAAATCTTTAGATAATTGTTCAGGTGATTGCTCTTTCACTTTTAAATTCTTCACTTCTCAATCATGCAATTTCCAGATTATTTACTGTAAGCTTTCTAAGACAGGCTGCAAAAGAATATTCAGACCAGTTGGGTGTGGATGCATGCATTAAACTCTTTGAGCAGTTTAAGTCTTATGAAGGTCTCTACTTTTTCTTGGGTTCATATTTGAGCTCCAGGTATTCATTTCTTTTCTGTGGTTGAAGAAGTTCTTTATGTTTTCACCTTTCCCCATCTTCTTGCTTAAACATGGCTTAATATGGGCTTGCAGCGAGGATCCTGATATACATTTCAAATACATAGAGGCAGCTGCAAAAACTAGCCAAATCAAAGAGGTCGAGCGTGTAACAAGAGAGTCAAATTTCTATGACCCTGAGAAGACGAAGAATTTTTTGATGGAAGCCAAGCTTCCGGATGCACGCCCCCTGATCAATGTTTGTGATCATTTTGGATTTGTACCAGATCTGACCCACTATTTGTACTCAAAGTCTCAAACAATATGTTGCGGTATATTGAAAGGTATGTCCAGAAGGTAATATTTCTTCTGAGCAATATCCTTATAATAATGTGTGTGCCCACgtgcgcgtgcgtgtgtgtattTAATGTCAGGAAACTGCTATCCTCATTTTGATTGGATGATGCATATTGCTAAAGATTGATAGTTGTTTTTCACATTTATGGGCTTTACAGGTTAATCCAGGTAATGCTCCTTTAGTGGTGCGGCAGCTTCTAGATGATGAATGTCCTGAAGATTTCATTAAAGGCCTTATTCTTTCTGTCCGCTCTCTTCTTCCTGTTAAGCCCTTGGTTGAGGAGTGTGAGAAGAGGTatgtttcttctctctttctctctttctttcttattttgttAACTTTCATCAAAATTGCCTTAGTCGATGACGTGCTGCCATGATTTTTAATATTCATtttgtttttcatctttttttcctGAATGAGATCGGCATTCAAGCATGCATAAGTTTTTAGTACAAGAAATAGATATATTCTTTAGTATTATTTGCTGTGTGACTTGGAAGAGTAGAAACCCATCTCAATTCGTGACTATATAGtctataaaatttaattttttgcaGGCTATATAGTCTAAGATGGATCGCAAGAGTTGGCCATGGAAGAAGAAATCATCTGAGAAAACAGTGGCTGCAACAGATTCTGCCGCTGCTTCTTTGGCTATCTCAGCTGGAAATCAAGGGGATCAAGTGCTGTATTTAAAATTATGATCTTGGGTTTTTATTAAACAGCGATTACATTTCAATTATTTGGTCGATCAAATTGATAACTTAGTAATTGGTTGTATCTGTCCTGACCTGCTAGTTTGAttgaaattctgaattttctGCTCCTTTGTAATCAAGGCGATCTTGTGAAGTGGCTGGCCTATCCACACAGCATGACACCTTTCCCTTTCTCAATAGTAGCATTACTGGGTCCCAGATCTAAATGGTTGGGATTGAACTGCCGGGACAGGTATCTCAAAAGGGCAAGATAGGAATTACATTGATTTCCCACTGGATGGTCCCCTTCTCTGCATCTAAGGTGAATGATGATGCTGCTCAAAGAGCTATTGACTTCATGTTGGGATGGTGAGTCATGGAAACCCTCACATTTATGATACTAGTAGAAAAATGCAACATTATGAGATGAACTAGTTTTCTTGTATGGTTGGTATATTCAGGTTTTTGCATCCCTTAAACGTATGGTGAATATCCAAATAGCATGAGATCTAACGTAGGAAATCGGCTTCCAAAATTCACCAAAAAGCAATCTAAGATGGTGAAAGCATCGTTCGATTTCATTGGATTGAATTACTATACAGCAAATTACTCACATTATATTCCTCAATCAAATAACGTTCCTGCCAGTTATCATACGGACACTCATTGTAATCtcacaagaaaaaaaagaagtggtGTGCAGTCATAACCATTCTGGTTTGGAACCCACTTGTTTGAATTGAAAATTAGTGTACACCGTTCAAAATGCTGGTCATGTATAATAAAAATTCTCTTCCTAAATATGTTTATCAGTTGtggatttctatttttattttcagacCAGGAGACTACTTTGACTCTGCTGATTGGGAAAAGGAAAAGGTTTTAATTAACATTGCACCTAGTTTTCTGAGTTAGATTCATTCATTGAAGAGTTTGTATTGAGTTCATAGCAAGTATCTCTATCTAATGGTTGTGACGTAACTTCTTGCTATATGTTTTAACAGGCCCAATGAGTTGTAAAATCCAAAATGCCCACACTCCATCGATGTTGTTTCTAATGTCCAGATTTAGGGTTATAACTTCTATTATATGACTATTCATGtgcttttttttttgccttttttttttttttttttgggtatgaaCACTCTATGGTGTTTTACTTTTAAAATCCTTATACCTTCCTGGTAATGTTATTCTATTTGACATTGTTAGGGTGCGGTTttgaattttatgtctttatcctGCTTCTACAGTTGCTGTTGTTGTTCTATTTATCATGCTTTCTTATGGTGCTTTGAGTACAGAGTTTGGAAGAGAAGATACCTAACTTTCGGGGGCACTTAATCACATTGATAAATGCAGATATGCCAAACATGCTAATTTAAGTTCTATTTCAGTGCCCTTGTAGTTtcctcaattggctggataaatcTGAAGGGCTTCCTTTTGGAGATGGGCCAAATAAAAACACAAATTCCATCTCATGGAGTGGAGTGAGATGTGCAAACTGGAAAGCATATGCAGGATGGAAATCAGATCagtaaaaattataaatatggTGTTCCATGGGAAATGGTTGTAGATGTTCGGGGTGGAGGCTGATAGTTCTTGGGAAAAAGTTGCCAAATATGGTGAGAGAATGTTGGCCGTTGGTTTTCTAAGGCTTCGTCTTAGTTTCCTCAATTGGctggaaatttatttatttttcttaagagacccTTCTTTTTCTTCGTCTTCAATGGGAGCTTCAACTTCTTTAATGGGAGAATGGAAGCGGAAGGGCTAACAACAAAAACCCCAAGAGAGTGAATAGAAAGCGAAAATGGGGAATAGGCTCTTTCTTTTTAACTCCTTTTTCCCTTTTGTCTCTAAAAATGATGAGATTTCCCGTAGTCAGACTCAGTTgagtttttttaaaagataatctgACTTGTTTTGACTCAGTGAGTTAATCGGGGTTTGAGTAGACTCTGGGAAACCAGGCCGAGTTGCAGACAGACCTGGTTTTCTCAACCTAGTGACTAGGTCAGTAACCGGGCCAGGTCGACTCTGCTGAGTCCCAGTTTTATGGTTTTTGATATCAATGTACTCTTTTCATTGTTTTGAACTTAAATGAACTTGAAATTCTTTCGTAATCTATATGAGCGAGATTGTCATTGCACTTTCTATACTTCACCTTTTGTCCCTGACACATGGGATGaggattatttattttatatcattttagctATTTATGTAGTTTCTTCAGAATACATCAATCATATTGAGTCATTTAGAGCTAAATACACTCTGTAATTTAGAAAAACTGACTTTGCAAGTCACCGATTATTATTTAGCTTAGAGAAAATATTTCTTGTTTGCATGTGATATGATTATGCATGCTTATGGGTTATAGTGTTCCATCACAGCTTTGAAATAATTTTCCTCTGTTTCCCTAATGATGGATGCCCTTGGAGAAATGTTCGCACTGTCGTAAGCTGATACAGTGTGCTTTTATAGGTTATTTTGTtgacaaaaattcaaaattcatgcTGCAGAACAGAAATACAGAATTCACAACATTTGACtaaccaaggtgttccataatggtaacggtggccatagcAGCCACCGCGTTACTGTTCAATACCATTACAGCctcttttttttaatggaaaaaaaatCTGTTTGAGACTGTTACGGGCCtgtatgggtcattttttttctAACAGCCCTTTAACAactaccatttaaaaaaaaaatatgtattcgtaatctatttattttttactcCGTCTATTTTTAAGCAACTCTGTATTTCCTTCATCTTTTGCATGGGATATGAAGTTGCTATGTTGCACACAATTCATGTTTCATGAATTATATTCCTATGAGCTTGGATGTTGCTCCTGATATCTTCTTGAGTTTTTGGAGTGTTCTAACTCATTGCAGTCTACTTATTTTGAGAACAGAAACTTGGAGACATCACCGAGATGACATTTGGTGGTCGCTATGTTATTATGATGATGGCAATGTTCTCAATATACACAGGGTTCTATAATGAGTTCTTTTCAGTCCTTTTCAATCTTTTTGGCCCTTCTACCTACAAATGTCATGATGCTTCTTGCGGGTATTTAATAAGCTCCCTAGAGTGGCATCAGAACATAAGTTATGCCATGGCTGATTAATATTTTATATTCTGGACCTTTTTTGTTTCAGTGAATCTACCATGGTGGGCTTAATTAAGGTGCATCGTACTTACCCATTTGGTGTGGATTCCAATTGGCATGGCAGCCGCAGTGAGTTGCCATTCCTGAACTcattgaagatgaagatgttgatTCTTCTTGGGGTAGCCCAAATGAATTTCAGCATTGTGCTGAGCTTTTTCAATGCCATGTTCTTCAAAAGTAACCTGAACATCTGGTGAGTTCGATTGCTAAGTTGGATACAACCAATGCCATCTCAACCGATGCCTCTTTCCCCACATTATTAGTTCAATCCTCTTTTCCTGAAAACTACAAGGAGTTGATGTTGTTTACTCTGTTAAACCCGCTTTTACATTACCCACTTGCTGCTAGGGAGCTTCCTTAATTTATTGATTTCTGTGAAATGATGTCTGGCTTGATCTCTTGAGTCACATGCTTCTTTCCAATCTTTTTGATAGCTATTTAGTTCTTCTAATTCATTCGTCTATCTATTTACATAGacatttttttaacacacgcacacacacccccacacactcacgcaagtggaatttcaccacctgtggatactcgaacccttgactgggtgttgaaactcctgagagtctaccactcgagcaagagtaaggatcctattTACATAGACATAAAGGCACATGCATATGACATACCCTTTGATCTGGTTTTACTTGTTATTCTTGTTGATTATGGATCATATGTTGTACACAAGTTCCAGTTTGTTCCCCAGATAATATTCTTAAATAGCCTTTCAATTGTTTC is a genomic window of Magnolia sinica isolate HGM2019 chromosome 15, MsV1, whole genome shotgun sequence containing:
- the LOC131226883 gene encoding clathrin heavy chain 1-like — translated: MMSQMKGGCPVDYNTITDLFLQRNLIREATVFLLDVLKPNLPEHGFLQTKVLEINLVTFPNVADAILANGMFSHYDRPRIAQLCEKAGLFMRALQAAKEYSDQLGVDACIKLFEQFKSYEGLYFFLGSYLSSSEDPDIHFKYIEAAAKTSQIKEVERVTRESNFYDPEKTKNFLMEAKLPDARPLINVCDHFGFVPDLTHYLYSKSQTICCGILKGMSRR
- the LOC131227643 gene encoding beta-glucosidase 12-like, whose protein sequence is MDRKSWPWKKKSSEKTVAATDSAAASLAISAGNQGDQVSQKGKIGITLISHWMVPFSASKVNDDAAQRAIDFMLGWFLHPLNVW